One segment of Rhodopirellula baltica SH 1 DNA contains the following:
- the nadA gene encoding quinolinate synthase NadA, whose translation MVDLPTTTPPAQPTTGNDEVDALHPLKPYRSLENEVLQQRIEAVRQELGDELLILGHHYQQDEVIEHTDLRGDSYQLSEMAAKSQACRTIVFCGVHFMAETADILANRPDRIEARDGRRVDVLLPDMAAGCSMADMAAIAQVEAAWADMSEVIDTEQVIPVTYINSAASLKAFCGRHGGIVCTSSNARAVLEWAFERGQRVFFFPDQHLGRNTALTMDITEEQMPVWDPYALEMGGNTDEQIQSSRVILWKGHCSVHQMFRAEHVDRFRKEHPGIKILVHPECPREVNDIADVSGSTGKIIQTIKNSPAGTKWAIGTELHLVNRLKDEHPEQEIHFLSPVVCMCATMYRIDLTHLCWTLENLRDGRLVNQIRVDEETTKWSLIALERMLAVK comes from the coding sequence ATGGTCGATTTGCCTACCACCACGCCTCCCGCACAACCCACGACCGGAAATGACGAAGTCGATGCGTTGCATCCTTTGAAACCGTACCGATCGCTGGAAAACGAGGTTCTTCAGCAACGAATTGAAGCGGTGCGTCAGGAACTCGGAGACGAGTTGCTGATTTTGGGACACCACTATCAGCAAGACGAAGTCATCGAGCACACCGATTTGCGAGGTGACAGCTACCAGTTGTCCGAGATGGCCGCCAAGAGCCAGGCGTGTCGCACCATCGTCTTTTGCGGCGTTCACTTCATGGCTGAAACGGCCGACATTTTGGCCAATCGACCGGATCGGATTGAGGCCCGTGACGGCCGGCGAGTCGATGTGTTGCTTCCGGACATGGCCGCGGGTTGCTCAATGGCCGATATGGCCGCGATTGCTCAGGTTGAAGCGGCCTGGGCCGATATGTCTGAGGTGATTGATACCGAACAAGTCATTCCGGTCACGTACATCAACAGTGCCGCCAGCTTGAAGGCGTTCTGTGGTCGTCACGGTGGGATTGTTTGTACTAGCAGCAACGCAAGAGCGGTCTTGGAATGGGCCTTCGAACGTGGGCAGCGTGTGTTCTTCTTCCCCGATCAGCACCTTGGCCGGAACACCGCGTTGACGATGGATATCACCGAAGAACAAATGCCGGTTTGGGATCCTTACGCGTTGGAAATGGGTGGAAACACGGACGAACAAATTCAATCGAGTCGCGTGATCCTTTGGAAAGGTCACTGCAGCGTGCACCAAATGTTCCGTGCCGAGCATGTCGATCGCTTCCGAAAGGAGCATCCTGGCATCAAGATTCTTGTTCACCCTGAATGCCCTCGTGAGGTCAACGACATCGCGGACGTCAGCGGCAGTACCGGAAAGATCATCCAGACAATCAAGAATTCACCCGCGGGAACGAAGTGGGCGATCGGCACTGAGTTGCACTTGGTCAATCGATTGAAGGACGAACATCCCGAGCAAGAAATTCACTTTCTCAGTCCAGTCGTTTGCATGTGCGCGACGATGTACCGAATCGACCTGACACACCTTTGTTGGACACTCGAAAACTTGCGAGACG
- a CDS encoding aminotransferase class V-fold PLP-dependent enzyme, whose translation MPSRPTSSTEKNLLQTRQRIYLDHAATSWPKADGVTDAMVEFLSNVGSSASRGSYASALKASELVRSLRFKLAQFIHAESDSCISFHSGCTHALNSVIHGLVGSSKAIGDGSHLLVSAIEHNAVIRPILVAAKSGNATVEEVPADKNGLLSADDVISRVNGATRLVALSHVSNVTGAVQPITEIGAAIAEANRSRTESDQILFLCDAAQSLGYLPIDVASLGVHALTAPAHKGCGGPPGIGMLYLSPRWHSAIQPWMQGGTGHDGRSDTMPESMPAKLEPGTMNLPAIAGWLAALESMATSGELNESPNESAALSQRLHVGLNAVDGIKVFGQPGPLPIASLDFGPDLPPDDAAAILDSEFGIEVRSGHHCAARLHRHLGTEAAGTLRISGGHGTTSDQIDAVVAAVSEIAAQITSLA comes from the coding sequence ATGCCATCACGTCCCACGTCTTCAACTGAAAAGAATTTGCTTCAAACCAGACAACGTATTTACTTGGATCACGCCGCGACTTCCTGGCCCAAGGCGGACGGCGTGACCGATGCGATGGTTGAGTTTCTTTCCAACGTCGGCTCATCGGCTTCGCGTGGCAGTTACGCCTCGGCGTTGAAGGCGAGCGAGCTTGTTCGTTCGTTGCGATTCAAACTGGCCCAATTCATTCATGCCGAATCGGACTCCTGCATCAGCTTTCATAGCGGTTGCACTCATGCGTTGAACTCCGTCATTCATGGATTGGTCGGATCGTCCAAGGCCATCGGCGACGGTTCGCATCTCTTGGTCTCCGCGATTGAGCACAATGCAGTCATCCGACCAATTTTGGTGGCGGCGAAGTCGGGCAACGCGACCGTCGAAGAAGTCCCCGCAGACAAGAACGGATTGCTCAGCGCTGATGACGTGATCTCACGGGTCAACGGAGCGACTCGATTGGTGGCTTTGTCTCATGTATCCAATGTGACCGGCGCCGTGCAGCCGATCACAGAGATTGGGGCGGCCATCGCGGAAGCCAACCGATCCCGAACGGAGTCTGATCAAATTCTTTTCCTCTGCGATGCGGCACAATCGCTTGGCTACTTGCCAATCGACGTCGCATCACTCGGTGTGCACGCGTTGACGGCCCCCGCCCACAAAGGTTGTGGTGGGCCGCCGGGAATTGGAATGTTGTACCTATCGCCAAGGTGGCACTCGGCGATCCAACCTTGGATGCAAGGTGGCACCGGGCACGACGGTCGCTCCGACACCATGCCCGAATCGATGCCAGCGAAACTAGAACCGGGCACCATGAATTTGCCAGCGATCGCGGGATGGTTGGCCGCGTTGGAATCCATGGCAACGTCAGGCGAGCTCAATGAATCACCCAATGAGTCAGCCGCCCTGTCACAGCGACTTCACGTTGGCTTGAACGCCGTCGATGGAATCAAAGTCTTTGGCCAACCGGGGCCGCTTCCGATTGCCAGTCTCGACTTTGGACCAGATCTTCCGCCGGACGATGCCGCCGCAATTCTAGATTCCGAGTTTGGGATCGAAGTCCGATCGGGGCATCACTGTGCCGCTCGGCTTCACCGTCATCTTGGGACGGAAGCCGCCGGAACACTTCGCATCAGCGGGGGTCATGGCACAACCTCTGACCAAATCGATGCTGTGGTCGCCGCGGTCTCGGAAATTGCCGCTCAAATCACATCCCTGGCGTGA